The following are from one region of the Gadus chalcogrammus isolate NIFS_2021 chromosome 19, NIFS_Gcha_1.0, whole genome shotgun sequence genome:
- the LOC130372718 gene encoding dual specificity protein phosphatase 26, with the protein MAFMSRFSRSRSSSRSPNRKDSERVSPILSVSELERLLYTGKTACNHADQVWPRLYIGDQDIASDRRELAKLGISHILNCAQSKWRSGAEYYAGMSITYQGIEAHDSPSFDMSVHFYPSAEFIHKALCGGGTVLVHCAVGVSRSASLVLAYLMIRQNLTLVEAIRTVKDHRGVTPNRGFLRQLSGLDGILRESRRTSP; encoded by the exons ATGGCGTTCATGTCCCGTTTCTCCAGGTCTAGGAGCAGCTCAAGGAGTCCGAACAGGAAAGACTCGGAGCGCGTCTCGCCGATCCTGTCCGTGTCCGAACTGGAGCGGCTACTGTACACGGGGAAAACCGCCTGTAACCACGCGGATCAAGTGTGGCCGCGGCTCTACATTGGCGACCA GGACATTGCGTCGGACAGGCGCGAGCTGGCTAAACTGGGCATCAGCCACATCCTCAACTGTGCGCAGAGCAAGTGGCGCAGCGGTGCCGAGTACTACGCCGGCATGAGCATCACCTACCAGGGCATCGAGGCCCACGACTCCCCCTCCTTCGACATGAGCGTCCACTTCTACCCCTCGGCTGAGTTCATCCACAAGGCGCTGTGCGGCGGAG GCACGGTGCTGGTGCACTGCGCGGTGGGCGTGAGCCGCTCGGCCAGCCTGGTGCTGGCCTACCTGATGATCCGCCAGAACCTGACCCTGGTGGAGGCCATCCGCACGGTGAAGGACCACCGCGGCGTCACCCCCAACCGGGGCTTCCTCCGGCAGCTCAGTGGCCTGGACGGCATTCTGCGTGAGAGCCGCAGGACCTCGCCGTAG